The Nocardia vinacea genome contains the following window.
TGACCGAACAGCTCTCAACCCTCACCGACGAACAACTGGTCGTGCTGACGCGCGCCGTCGGCATCATGAAGCAACTCGTCGACGACTCGGAGTAACCGGACCCCTCCCGGGTCGCTGCTGGTGCCCCGTCCAGATAGGTTGCTTCGCTATCAGGTCCAGCTGCGCGCCGCGCGTAGTCGAAAAGTGGCTCGCGACGCCGTCCGACACCGCAATTCGACTGCGCTCGACGGGATGGTGCCAAACCAGAGACTCGGTAACGCGCAGCAGCTAATCGGACGAGGCGCTAGCGAGGTACGTAACCACCGCGGGCGTATTGGGCGCCGAATGGTTGGTCGCTGTCTACAATTTCGCGGCCGAGGGGGAACAGGGAGATCGGGATGAGTTTGAGGTTCGCCCAGCCGAAGGGGATGCCGATGATCGAGATGAACAGGGGGATGCTGGTGAGCAGGTGGCCGAGCGCCAGCCACCAACCGGCGACGATGAACCAGATGATGTTGCCGATCATCGATCCGACACCCGCGGAAGGCTTTTCGACTGTCGTGCGTCCGAACGGCCAGAGCACATAGGTCGCGATCCGGAACGAAGCGATACCCCACGGGATCGTGATGATCAGAACGCAGCAGATGATGCCGGCGACAATGTAGCCGAGCGCCATCCAGAACCCCACGAATACGAGCCACAGGATATTGAGCACCAGCTGAATCGGCTTCATGAATCCAGCATGCCAGCCCACCTCGCCTCCGTACATCACTCCGGAGTACGAGGTCGGCTCAGGGATATCCCCGATCAGCTGACCCAGCGCCCTGACCAGCCGCCTCGGCGCAGAACGGCGGTCATCACGGATTCGGCCGCTCAGAACTGCTCGGTTCGGCAAACCCAGGCAGTCTCAGGCCTAGAGGCAGCCCGGCGCAGAAAGGCCCCGAAACTGCGGCTGGTCGACCCGAGCCCGGCTCACACATTCAGCTCGACCAAGAACCAGTCGTACGGCGGAGACAACCCAGCTCCGCGGGAGCAGACCGGCTGGCGGGACCAGCCCCGATTCGGCGGGACCGGGCTGGCCCAACACAGACAGCCCAGCTCAGAAAAACCAGCCGAGTACTGCTTCTCGTTCCGCGCCGAATGCCTCGTCGAGGGCGCGTAGCTGTGCGGCGTCCTTGGCCTGCAGGCGGTTGGCGGCTGCGAAGACTCGGGCCGGGTAGGCACCGAGGTACACGGAGGCCAGGACGTCGATGCCGAGTTCGAAGTCGGGTGGGCGAGTGGTGGGTGTGCATTCGGCGATGCCGTCGCGCACCGTGAGTGCGAAGGTGCCGCCCGCGTTGCGGAATGGATCCTGCACTGCGAGAACGACATCGAGGTCACGCAGGTATGAGCGAGCGGTCAGCGCCGCAGGGACATCCATGAGCCGCAACCACAAATCGTCGAAGCGCGCCTTCGTGCGTACCAGTCGGAGATCGGTGAGCAGATACGGGAGCGGATCGTTGTCGGTGATCGCCGCCTCGACGTGACTGCACAGCTCCAACCCGAATAGCGCCCGCCACAACGCGATTTGCGCTTCCGGGGTCACCGCGCGCATCTCCTCGACCACCGCAGACTTGCCTTGTTCGCGACGGTGGTAGCGGTACAGCACATAACCGTCCGGGTGCAGGAATACGAAGAGCTCGGTGCCGCCGTCGCGGAACGCGGGCGAATCGGAGAGGTCCATCTGCCAGCGGGCCTCGGGACGTGCCTGCGCACCAGGCACCAGGCGCCGCCACCGGTCGTAGATCGCGCGCAGTTGTTCGCCCGCATCGGCCACGGTGCTGAGCACCACGCCGCCCGGATCGGGTGCGGACGGCAGGAATTCGACGAACCGCCGGTCGATCGAGACCGCATTCTGCCGAATCGTCGGCCCGTACCCGAACCGGCCGTAGATGGCGCCCTGACTCGCGGTGAAGATGGTCAGCGGAAGCCCCGCCGCCTCGGTGCGCTGATGTTGTTCGGTGTAGATGGCCCGCAGAATCCCGCGCCGCCGGTGCGTCGGAGCGACTCCGACCCCGGCGATTCCGCAGGCCTCGACCGTGCGCTCCCCGGGCACCGTCAGCGTCATCCGAGTGGACCTGGCATGTCCGACGACACGCCCGTCATCGATCGCGACGATCGCCTCCTCGGTCGGAAAGACCTGCGCCCGCGATTCCGCATACTCCGGTTCGCTGCGCATCCCGAACGAGGTGTCGCCGAGCAACTGAATGGCGGCCACGTCATCGTCTGTGGCCGACCGAATGGTGATGCCGGGTATCAGCGTCATCCCTCGACGATCGCACGCCACCTGACCCGCCCGCACCCGAATTACCGCCACTTCGCACGGATCGATGTTCGCACGGACCGGACCGCAGATGTCCGGTCCGTACAGCCCATCGACGACGTTGACCTGCGTTCTTGCCGAGTTGGACGCCGGCAGGCGTTGCCGATCGAGAGCCGGGTGCGGGCTGTTTTTCGGCTGCGCCGTCGGGGGGCGATTCGACGAGCCGCGCTCGCCGAGGATGGCCCGACGCATCCCGCGCTGGTGGTTGCGGTGGTGTCGGCGAAGTTCGTTTCGCTCGGACGGGCGATCGATGAGTCGCGGCGCGGTCATCACTGTCCGGACCGGACTCGCAAATCAGCCGATCTAGCTGCGCGAAGGACGAGTCAGGTGCGTGGTGCTCGGATCGACGCACCGTTCGATCGGTGACTTCGGCCAGGTCCACGAGAGTCCCGGCTACCAACTGCTGGAGGCTTTGTCCGCACTGTCGTGGCACAGTCAGCCGACCCGGTACTCGCTTCCAGTTCATGCTGCTGACGACGCGCCCGCAGCCCTGAAGGTCATTCTGGTCTCGGAAATCTCGGCGAAGTGTGTCCGCCGATGATGGATCCGATTGTGGTTGGGCGGGGTTGGCGCGGCAGGATGATGTCGTGGCTGATGTGATCGATATCGACGATCCCGCCGATCCGCGTGTCGATGACTTTCGCGATCTGAAGTCGGCGGATCGTCGGCCGGATCTGCCGGGGCGCAAGGGGTTGGTGATCGCGGAGGGGGTGGTGGTCGTCCAGCGGATGTTGGATTCGCGGTTTCGGCCCAGTGCGCTGCTCGGGGTGGAGAAGCGGCGGGTGGAACTCGCGGAGGATCTGGCGCGGATCGATGTGCCGTATTACCGGGCGAGTGCCGAGGTGATGGCGGAGGTGGTCGGATTCCATCTCAATCGCGGGGTGCTCGCGGTGGCGCGCAGGCCCGCGGAGTTGACCGTGGACGACGTCATCGAGCGGGCCCGCACGGTCGCGGTGTTGGAGGGCGTGAACGATCACGAAAATCTCGGCTCGATGTTCCGGAATGCGGCCGGACTAGGCGTCGAGGCGATTCTGTTCGGCGGTCGGTGTGCCGATCCGCTGTATCGGCGGTCGGTGCGGGTGTCGATGGGGCATGTGCTGCGGGTGCCGTTCGCGCAACTACCGAAGTGGCCGGAGGGGCTGGATGTATTGCGGAGCAAGGGATTCCAGATCATCGCGCTCACCCCGAACCCGGCCGCGGTGAATTTGGCGACGGCGATGACGGGGGAGCGGGTGGCGCTGCTGCTCGGCGCGGAGGGACCCGGATTGACCGAGGAAGCCATGCGGGCCACCGACATTCGAGCCCGCATCCCGATGTCACCCGGCACCGATTCGCTCAATGTGGCGACGGCGGCCGCCATGGCGTTCTATGAACGGGTGAGGACGTCGTGAGCTATTTCCCGAACGGGGCGTACCGGCCCTACCAGCCGTACCAGGACCCGACTCCGTGGGCTGCCGGACTCACCGTCGCGACCATGGTCGCACTGCTGACGGCCGTCGCGGTGTACGCATTCGGCTCGGCCCTGGCGGAGGTCCATCCGCTGCTCGCGATCCTGGTCAACCTCGTCGCGGTCGGTGGCGCCGCACCCACGGCCTGGCGTTGGCGCCTGGCACCGGTGACCCGCTGGGTCATCGGTGGCGGCGCCGCCGGTGTATTGCTCGGCTGGCTGGTCCTGATCATCGGTGGCCTGTCGAGTTAGCAGACCTCGCCGGACCCGATCACGACTCCGCCGCGCCGGCGTTGGGCTCCTGACGCTCGCTCACGAGACGCGATCCTTGCCGCGCAGCCAGTTGAGCAGACCTCGTCTCGTTTTCGCGTCGCCGTTGTGCTCCTCCCGCGGGATCAGGTCGTCGGGGTCGGGGGCCTGGCCCTTCGGGTAGAGGGTGAATCCGCAGACCGCGATATCGCCTGGTACCAGGGCGCCTTCGGGGGCGGGGGAGCGGTAGTGGAAGCCGAGCCATTCGTTATTGGCGGCGTCGGCGAAATCGGGTGGGTCGAAGGGGAGGGTTTGCGGGTCGGGTAGTTCCCCGGCCTGCCACCGCACCGGATGATCACCGGCCCAATAAGAACGCTCCCACACCAGCGGAAGGCCCTCGTCCTCCAGGATGTTCACCCGCGTCGAGCTGAACGAGCGCCGGAATTCGCCACGCTCCCAATGGGCGAACGCGCCCCAGCCGTGATGCGCGTCGAACGAGATCAGATAGGTGTGCTCCGAGGCGAGCGGGCGAACCAGCAACTCCGGCAGCGCCGTCGGATGCGCCCGCGCGGCCTGTGCCGAGCACACCACCGTGACCCCGGGATAGCAGCCGATGTACACCTCGTCGGCATCCGGTCCGGCGCAACCGCCCAGCGTGCCGACCATGATCGGCATGACATCACGGTCCGTGTGCAGTTGTTTCGCCAGCGCAAGCGCGGCTTCTGGGTCCGGATCGTGGTTCGCGCGGAGTACCGCCAACGGATCCTGTGCGTCGACGTACCAGAGAGACGAAGCCTTGGACAGCATTTCCGGCACCTCCCGATGGTTGCACCAAACAGCTCCGCAAACTTCGAGCAACCCACGGCGTCCTCTAGCAACTCCCGCTACCGTGAACCGCCCACGTCGACTCATCAAGTCGACGACACACCGAAAATCTACCCGCACTGCCGCGTCAACGTCGGCCCTTCCGCATTCGAACACGCCAGCAGCCCTCAGAAATTCGAAGCAAATCAAGATCAGGTGGAACCCATGGCGGCATCGCCCGAGAAGCCCCCGCCACCATTACCACCTGATCTTGATCGGGGGTGGATGCGCGCCGGGTGCATCCAGGTTTGGCAGACCGATTGTTGATGAAGATGCTTGATACCCCGGCTGCGCTCCAACTGGCGGCCTGAAGTTGGGGTATGTCCGAATGACTTGGCGACCTGGAGGCGCAGGTCTCCGGACCTGACTGTTCCCGAATAGGTCGACTAGTGCCTGAGAACCCACCACTCCGGATGTGCCGACCACGCCCTCGGAACCCCTGCTCCAGGAAGGCCGACCATGCCCTCGGAACCACTCCCGATGTGCCGACCATGCCCCCGGAAGCCCCGCTCCCGAAAGTCGAGATTGCCCTGAATCTCCACCGCCTCCGGAGCCTTCGCCCCGAAACTCCTACGCAGGAACGAAACTCAGTGTCCCGAGCTACGCACCCCGAGCAATACATCCTCCCAGGACGGCATCGGTGCCTTCCCCCGCTTGTTCCGAGCCGCCTTCGCAGGCGCCTTCTTCGCCGCTTCCTCGGAAGCAGCGGGCTTGGCGGCAGGCTTGGCCGGGGCAGCGGGGGGCGCGGCCGGGGGGGTGCCCGCACCAGCCGGAGCGCCACCGGCGGCCGGAGCCGTATTCGTTCCGGCGGTGACCGAAGCGGAACCGCTCGCGGCCGGAATGGCATTCGTGCTCGCGGCGGCCGGAATCGCGGCCGCCGCACCACCCGCGCTGACCGGCGTACTACTACCGCCGGCCGCGACGGAACGCTGCTCGTAGTACTCGTCCAGCGTCGGCTGGGTTCGCGCCGCCGGACGCGCCGGTGCCGCTGCGGGCTCGCGCGCCGGACGCGTCTCTACCGGAAGAGTTTCCACCGGCAGGGTCTCTACCGGCGGTTCGGGCGCCGCGGGCGCCTCGATCTCCGCCTGCGGCGGCAGGATGGTGGCGAGCCCACGTAGGGCACGGCCGAAGTCGGGATCGATCAGATCCGAGGCCGGATCGTCGAGCGGGGAAACCGAGCCGCCGTGCGCGTCGGGCTGGTAGCGCCAATGCGCGGCGATCTCGGAACGGCCGTTCTGCCACTGCAATTGCGCGACCCAGAAGCCCTTTTCGTCCTTCCAGGCATCCCACTCGGCATTCTCGAGTGTGTGCCCGCGCTCGGTGAACGCGGCGGTGACGATATCGATGAGGATTTCCACGGCCGGACCGTCGGCGCGCACCGGATGCGCCTTCTGCGCGAGTTCGGCGGCGCGGGCCCGCTCCAGCAGCACCGGATAGGCGAATCGCTCCACGCGACTCAGCGGCATACCGGATTCTTCGGTGACCTGTTCAACGGATGCCCCGGCACGGATACGAGCTTGAATATCGCGGGGACGCATAGTTGCTTCCATCTCGATCTCAATCTGGCCGAATCGGGCAAGGTCTCCGCGTGCTGCGGCTCGAAGCTTGTCGTCGGCGGGCAGCCGGTACTTGTTGCCGGTCTCGGTGTCGATACACACGATGTGCGTGGAGTCGGGCGTCACCCCGATCACTCGAAGTTCACGCACCGTTACCTCCTTATCGCGTCGGCTCGCGACACTGCCCACTTTCCGAAACAGTAGTGCACTACTGATGATCTCGAGGCAAGACACGCGGGGCGGAAATCTGCGAAAGACCCTCCGCGCCCCGCTAATCTGCTCTATTCAACTCGCAGCGCCACAAGATCCGGCGTGTCGAAAGTGGGCGTGTCGCAAGGACCGAGCTCGATTTACCCCAGCTTTTCGACAACCCAGTCGATGCTACGCGTCAGCTGCGAAACATCCTCGGGGTCGATGGCGGGGAACATGCCGACGCGGAGCTGGTTGCGGCCGAGCTTGCGGTAGGGCTCGGTGTCCACGATTCCGTTGGCGCGCAGCACCTTGGCGACGGCGGCCGCATCGACCGAGTCGGCGAAGTCGATGGTGCCGACGACCTGTGAGCGGTGCGCCGGATCCGTGACGTACGGAGTGGCGAAGGAACTCGACTCGGCCCAGGAGTACAGCCGCGACGACGAATCCAGCGTCCGCTTGACCGCCCAGTCCAGCCCGCCGTTGCCGTTGATCCACTCGATCTGGTCGGCGAACAGCAGCAGGGTGCCGAGTGCGGGGGTGTTGTAGGTCTGATCCTTGGTGCTGTTGTCGATCGCGATCGGCAGCGAAAGGAATTCCGGGGTCCAGCGACCCG
Protein-coding sequences here:
- a CDS encoding DUF2537 domain-containing protein translates to MSYFPNGAYRPYQPYQDPTPWAAGLTVATMVALLTAVAVYAFGSALAEVHPLLAILVNLVAVGGAAPTAWRWRLAPVTRWVIGGGAAGVLLGWLVLIIGGLSS
- a CDS encoding RNA methyltransferase, which gives rise to MADVIDIDDPADPRVDDFRDLKSADRRPDLPGRKGLVIAEGVVVVQRMLDSRFRPSALLGVEKRRVELAEDLARIDVPYYRASAEVMAEVVGFHLNRGVLAVARRPAELTVDDVIERARTVAVLEGVNDHENLGSMFRNAAGLGVEAILFGGRCADPLYRRSVRVSMGHVLRVPFAQLPKWPEGLDVLRSKGFQIIALTPNPAAVNLATAMTGERVALLLGAEGPGLTEEAMRATDIRARIPMSPGTDSLNVATAAAMAFYERVRTS
- a CDS encoding GNAT family N-acetyltransferase: MTLIPGITIRSATDDDVAAIQLLGDTSFGMRSEPEYAESRAQVFPTEEAIVAIDDGRVVGHARSTRMTLTVPGERTVEACGIAGVGVAPTHRRRGILRAIYTEQHQRTEAAGLPLTIFTASQGAIYGRFGYGPTIRQNAVSIDRRFVEFLPSAPDPGGVVLSTVADAGEQLRAIYDRWRRLVPGAQARPEARWQMDLSDSPAFRDGGTELFVFLHPDGYVLYRYHRREQGKSAVVEEMRAVTPEAQIALWRALFGLELCSHVEAAITDNDPLPYLLTDLRLVRTKARFDDLWLRLMDVPAALTARSYLRDLDVVLAVQDPFRNAGGTFALTVRDGIAECTPTTRPPDFELGIDVLASVYLGAYPARVFAAANRLQAKDAAQLRALDEAFGAEREAVLGWFF
- the sepH gene encoding septation protein SepH, whose product is MRELRVIGVTPDSTHIVCIDTETGNKYRLPADDKLRAAARGDLARFGQIEIEMEATMRPRDIQARIRAGASVEQVTEESGMPLSRVERFAYPVLLERARAAELAQKAHPVRADGPAVEILIDIVTAAFTERGHTLENAEWDAWKDEKGFWVAQLQWQNGRSEIAAHWRYQPDAHGGSVSPLDDPASDLIDPDFGRALRGLATILPPQAEIEAPAAPEPPVETLPVETLPVETRPAREPAAAPARPAARTQPTLDEYYEQRSVAAGGSSTPVSAGGAAAAIPAAASTNAIPAASGSASVTAGTNTAPAAGGAPAGAGTPPAAPPAAPAKPAAKPAASEEAAKKAPAKAARNKRGKAPMPSWEDVLLGVRSSGH
- a CDS encoding DUF6928 family protein → MLSKASSLWYVDAQDPLAVLRANHDPDPEAALALAKQLHTDRDVMPIMVGTLGGCAGPDADEVYIGCYPGVTVVCSAQAARAHPTALPELLVRPLASEHTYLISFDAHHGWGAFAHWERGEFRRSFSSTRVNILEDEGLPLVWERSYWAGDHPVRWQAGELPDPQTLPFDPPDFADAANNEWLGFHYRSPAPEGALVPGDIAVCGFTLYPKGQAPDPDDLIPREEHNGDAKTRRGLLNWLRGKDRVS
- a CDS encoding YccF domain-containing protein; translated protein: MKPIQLVLNILWLVFVGFWMALGYIVAGIICCVLIITIPWGIASFRIATYVLWPFGRTTVEKPSAGVGSMIGNIIWFIVAGWWLALGHLLTSIPLFISIIGIPFGWANLKLIPISLFPLGREIVDSDQPFGAQYARGGYVPR